One genomic window of Actinoalloteichus hoggarensis includes the following:
- a CDS encoding MBL fold metallo-hydrolase, which yields MDVSQEYTGHVEPGGPAVRRELAELTITKVSVGPMDNNAYVLHCPRSGDAVLIDAAADPERLSDLLGHEDDRPRLRTIVTTHGHPDHWQALGAVAGAYGTNLAAHPADAEALPVPLDFLLENGHTLEVGRSELEVIHLRGHTPGSIALLYRDPQGSAHLFTGDSLFPGGPGRTTSPEDFTSLMDDLETRIFDVLPDDTWVYPGHGDDTTLGAERPHLGEWRSRGW from the coding sequence GTGGACGTGTCACAGGAGTACACCGGTCATGTCGAACCCGGCGGCCCGGCCGTGCGTCGTGAACTCGCCGAGCTGACCATCACCAAGGTGTCGGTCGGGCCGATGGACAACAACGCCTACGTGCTGCACTGCCCACGCAGCGGCGATGCCGTGCTCATCGACGCCGCCGCCGACCCTGAGCGTCTCTCGGACCTCCTGGGCCACGAGGACGACAGGCCGCGCCTGCGCACCATCGTCACCACCCACGGCCATCCCGATCACTGGCAGGCGTTGGGCGCGGTGGCAGGCGCCTACGGGACCAATCTCGCCGCGCACCCGGCCGATGCCGAGGCGCTGCCGGTCCCGCTGGACTTCCTGTTGGAGAACGGGCACACGCTGGAGGTCGGGCGCTCCGAGCTCGAGGTGATCCACCTGCGAGGACACACACCCGGCTCGATCGCGCTGCTGTACCGCGACCCGCAGGGCTCGGCGCACCTGTTCACCGGCGACTCGCTGTTCCCCGGCGGACCGGGACGGACGACGAGCCCCGAGGACTTCACGAGCCTGATGGACGACCTGGAGACACGGATCTTCGACGTCCTGCCGGACGACACCTGGGTGTATCCGGGTCACGGCGACGACACCACGCTCGGCGCGGAGCGTCCGCACCTGGGGGAATGGCGAAGTCGAGGCTGGTGA
- a CDS encoding Crp/Fnr family transcriptional regulator — translation MRKNDVVHDGDGPHRLPTFRDLVDRSAWTTMVQDGARVVCPPGHRLLSQGEPGGWVLLSVAGRVKVTYAAPDGRELLVAIRGPGDLIGEFAVRDGGPRSATVRTIEPCILSRIPPRRFGDLLRRLRLESASDRYIVGKIRQSSAHAWRLAHGSVAERLAWLLRVVIDAAGPDHRSPNVVPMSQEEIATALGLVRSAITPTLAAWRDAGVIRQGRGRIEVLDTAGLTAGAR, via the coding sequence TTGCGTAAGAACGACGTCGTGCACGATGGTGACGGGCCGCACCGATTGCCGACCTTCCGGGATCTCGTCGACCGGTCCGCGTGGACGACCATGGTCCAGGACGGCGCCCGTGTCGTCTGCCCACCCGGCCACCGGCTCCTCAGTCAGGGCGAGCCGGGCGGTTGGGTGCTGCTCTCCGTGGCGGGACGGGTGAAGGTCACCTATGCCGCCCCCGACGGCAGGGAACTGCTGGTCGCGATACGTGGACCCGGCGACCTGATCGGCGAGTTCGCCGTCCGAGACGGCGGTCCTCGTTCGGCGACGGTGCGGACGATCGAGCCGTGCATCCTCTCCCGGATTCCGCCGCGCCGGTTCGGCGACCTGCTCCGCCGGCTCCGCCTGGAGTCCGCGTCGGACCGCTACATCGTGGGGAAGATTCGGCAGAGCAGCGCCCACGCCTGGCGGCTCGCCCACGGCAGCGTCGCGGAGCGACTCGCGTGGCTCCTACGAGTCGTCATCGACGCCGCGGGGCCGGACCATCGTTCGCCGAACGTGGTCCCGATGTCGCAGGAGGAGATCGCCACCGCGCTCGGTCTGGTCCGCAGCGCGATCACACCGACCCTGGCGGCATGGCGAGACGCAGGCGTCATCCGCCAGGGCCGGGGACGCATCGAGGTCCTGGACACGGCCGGACTGACGGCAGGCGCGCGCTGA